The nucleotide sequence CGGCGCCGCGGGCGGTGTGGGCTCGATGGCCACGCAGCTGCTGACGGCATGGACGCAGGCGTTCGTGATCGGCACCGCGTCCCGGCCCGAGTCACAGGAGTGGGCCACCGCCATGGGGGCCGACCTCGTCGTCGACCACCACGGCGACCTCGCCGGCCAGCTGCGCGACGCCGGGATCGACGCCGTCGACCTCGTGCTGTCCACCTCGGACACCGGCAGCCGGCTCGCCTCATTCGTCGAGCTGCTGCGCCCGTTCGGGCACCTCGCCTTCGTCGACGCGCCGGGTCGTTGGGACATGGAGGCGATCGCCGGCAGGTCGCTGTCGCTGCACGGCGAGATGGTGTTCAGCACGATCGTCACCGGCGGCGATTCCGCTCGTCAGGGCCGGATCCTCGCCCGCGCGGCGGACGACGTCGTGGCGGGCCGGCTCCGTCCGATCGGCACGACGACGCTGCGCGGACTGACCCCCGAGACCATGCGGACCGCGCACACCCTCGTCGAAAGCGGCCGGACCGTCGGCAAGACCGTGATCGCCCTCTGATCCCGGCCCGCCAGGCCCGGGACCCACTGACGGAAGGAAAGACCCGACGTGACACCGAACCTGCTGGACGGCGAGTACGTCCCCAGCTCCGATCCCGCCACCCGCGAACAGGTCGAGCTCTACGAACGCACCGACGGCCGGGAGGGTGCGACCATGCTGGGCGGCCCCGTCGTCATCCTGACCACCCGCGGGGCGCGGTCGGGCACGCTGCGCAAGACCGCCCTGATGCGGATCGAGCGCGGCGGCATCTACGCCCTCGGCGCGTCGGCCGGTGGGCAGGCCCGGCACCCGGGCTGGTTCCACAACCTGACGGCCCATCCGACGGTGCAGCTGCAGGACGGGGCACGCCGAACGCTGATGACCGCACGCGCCGTCGAGGGCGCCGAGCGGGCGGACTGGCTCGTCTACGCCGACGAGCTGTACCCGTTCTTCGCCGAACTGCGCGATCGCGCCGTCCGGACCGGCGACCGCGAGGTGCCGTTGGTGCTGCTCGAACCCGTCACGGGCTGACCTGCCGAGGAG is from Pseudonocardia autotrophica and encodes:
- a CDS encoding alcohol dehydrogenase catalytic domain-containing protein, encoding MKALAYERAHPLDAFAIDLVDVAEPRLRAGDLLVEVRAIGINPGEAVIRRTRSAPPGGRVVLGWEFAGVVVATGPAATGFAVGDRVMGTGDITRDGSWAERVAVDHRVVAPIADELTFADAASLPIGVLTAWEALVRDGDALPAGVGNVLVVGAAGGVGSMATQLLTAWTQAFVIGTASRPESQEWATAMGADLVVDHHGDLAGQLRDAGIDAVDLVLSTSDTGSRLASFVELLRPFGHLAFVDAPGRWDMEAIAGRSLSLHGEMVFSTIVTGGDSARQGRILARAADDVVAGRLRPIGTTTLRGLTPETMRTAHTLVESGRTVGKTVIAL
- a CDS encoding nitroreductase family deazaflavin-dependent oxidoreductase, which translates into the protein MTPNLLDGEYVPSSDPATREQVELYERTDGREGATMLGGPVVILTTRGARSGTLRKTALMRIERGGIYALGASAGGQARHPGWFHNLTAHPTVQLQDGARRTLMTARAVEGAERADWLVYADELYPFFAELRDRAVRTGDREVPLVLLEPVTG